Below is a genomic region from Rosa chinensis cultivar Old Blush chromosome 5, RchiOBHm-V2, whole genome shotgun sequence.
CTATGTTCTCTTTCTTCTGTCTTTTTTTGCTCTTTTCAATTTCTATGTATTTTCGTTAACAATTTATCCTCTtgtatttcatattttcttACTTTTCAATTTAATCTTGTAAGGACAtttgagggtttttttttttttttgatgaaaggAGGTCAGTCaattatatagattcagcaagcagtacaaaaacgaaacactccTAAGgagtcgacagaaagaatcattTCTTAGAGTACCCTGAGACTCCTAttctaaaacaagaacaagaacccacTATACCCTAGTACACCCACTTTTTAGACAGTTCACGCACTTTAATTCCAAACAAAAATCAATAATCTCTAAAGCAAGATAAAAAAACCCTCAGAGATTATGATATTTGCGACctaacaaaattaaataacaactGGAGGGTGTCgtcctggatcccaaatttttataaaaaatccACCTAGATCCCAAATTTTAATCCAAAATACAATAAGCCCACATTCTGCAGCCTTAGTCAACCCATTAGGGACCAAGCCCAAGTCAGGAAAGTAGAGCCAAGCCCAAACTCAATTAGGGTTTGCCCTTGTAGCCAACGCAATAGTGACTCTGGTCTTGCAACCACCGCCGCACCAATCTGCCACCATGCCTCCGGTCAATGTGCCCTAAGGAACCAGAAAACTCCCGACTCCAATACAACCAGACGAACTAAGCAGAGAGAGGACGCCAACATACACCATGCCTTCAACCTGCTGGTAACGAGAGTGTGAATAAGTCGATCTAGCCAAACCAATGTCAACCCCTCAGAAATCGGACCACCCAAATAGCAAATCAACAACTACCCCTTTGCATCTTTGCCGCCAGACAAACAACAGACGCCGAATAGCAAGAAAAAAACCATGTCGGAGGTGCAACCATTCTTATAGAGGAGACTCGAATAaagtctgacccgacccggacgaAAACTTCAATCCCCTCCGCCATGGTTGAATCAGAACAGCCTGCGCCTATGGTAACGTACCTCGACCTTTGAACCTTGGTCTCCTTGAGCCACCACCAACAATAAGAGGCAGAAACTCCAGTAGGACACATGCCACTGTGCCTACCAGCCACCATGGCGCAGAAGGAGTATGCGACAGGGAAGATATGGTGCAAGCCAGTCTTGATTTAGGAACCCCCAAAGGAGACGCCGTAGGTGTACTCCATACAAGATGAAGAGAGGTATAGAGGGTATCGCTCTGCCAACCCTAGTAGAGCTCTGCTTGGTCGAAACATGTTTTATCCTCTGGGGTATTGATTTCCATTCCTTAGCTTCAATTTTAAGGACATTTGAGGGTAATTTAAACTTTAACCATAATCTCTATTgattaattaatactgatagtGAATAGTGTCTTTTTTAATGATTAAAGAAATTACTGTAATAATAATGATTATTAACTAAATGCGAAATTAGTACAAATATCAAACATAAGTTCTAGAAGTTGAACCTACTAATGGCAAAACACTACTCATTAGACATTATATGAACACTGACATTCAAGAGTCTATAGCTAAACCTAAATACCTCACCTTTAAATATCAATTACTCTACATTTCAATGTAGTACGCAAAATAATtaatacttcaaaaaaaaaaaaactcacaaaAGATTTTGGGCTAATACGTCAGGTTAGACGGCGGATTAGAGGAACCTCTTACCCATCTCATCGTCAAATTGATAAGTAATACATGAGGGTGTCTAAGGCAGCCCAGTCTACAATCATTCCAAACATAGCCAGCCCATGCCCAACAAAGGACTAAGAGGCCGTTCGTTGAAACCCAAAAACGAAGACGGCATGAGGAGCCGCCGTCACCGTTGTTGAGTCCAAGGCTGCTGTCAGCTCTATCCCCGCCAATCCGATGCTAGCCCATGGGGAGCGTCCGCTCCAGCCTTTCATGTTCAAAAAACTAGGTTGACCAAAGTCAAGCAAAGTCGCAGGCCAAAACAACCCACCCAAGATCTCTGCACGAACCACCGATAAGGAAGAGGTCTCCTATGTGTAGAATTCTTGATTATTAAGGAAGAGGTCTCCTATGTGTAGAATTCTTGATTATTAGTTTATTCTTGAGTTCCTatgtgtattaaaaaaaaaggggaactcATCTGATAACTTCTTATATAATACTTTTTCATTCAGGCGAAGTGGCGCACCACTTCTGAGAAAGACTGGTATCTTAATTAGTAATGTCACAATCCGGTAAATAATATTATGTCGTCGAATGGCCGGTGTATATATCTTTATCCAGTAACACAGCTTCATCAATCACCTAACATACACAATTCAAATACAACGTTCATCGCATAAGTAATTTAAGTATACAATTGCCAGCACATAAACTGTGAGTGACATAAACAGTAGGTCTCCACTGTAAGATTAAAATATAAGGTCAACCAAAACAAGACGGGAGAAACAGGCAAAGCATTAAGGAGTAGGGAACATGCATAAACTACAGGTGATCAAATCCTTTACTTTGCCAGTcatcccaaaaaaaataaaatcctaTACTTTGCCGCCTTGTCATCTTTCTTTTCCCTTCCAAGTTAACTACAATATAGAACTAATGGGATGTTTATTTGATTATGATGCGattagtattaaaaaaaattatggttCCTTGGAATTCATTACAATACTTATGTTTCTCAGATGTACATGTGCGAGCTGTATACTCACCATACCATTGTAATTGTATAATGCTTCCTTGTGCACAGAATATGGAGGACGACTTtctaaaaacaaagcaaatttTAGCTCAGTTTAATCAATTGACATGTATCGCTTGTCAAGGTGTTAACCGAAGGAGGATAaggtgtacttacataggcatttgcaagcataattagctataatgagctacgctcatgctaccaccagGTGCACCAACTCCCACCAAATGAGTGACCTACGAGAatacagccaagcaggctaccgacTGAGCCCCagcttgcccccagatcactgctgacgcaccgccacgcgccgcgccaagacaacatcagaagctccagaagctggggactgaagcacatcagttccacatcgaaaacatgaagaagatcagctcattcctcacctataaaaggttctctcttctcttctctcctcattaattaagcatcttaatacttacctactgttactttgtcaacataaatacattgactaacttaggcatcagagaatagagaagaccgcccaacgcggtctccacgccctctgtatttcatttgacaggtagcGAAAGCTCTAAGAATATCATTGGCAACGGTCCGCTCATCGGACCAGCGCTAACAagggtttagctaccgctgaactttaaacattaacacaaGGATTGCCACCTGTAACGGTACAAATATTACCATGTCAAATGAATTAATTAATAAAGAGACCAAACTCGTCATTTTCAAACACTTCTATAATCTCAAGAAGTCAACAAGTTTCaagttgttgaaggaaaatttcTCGATCAAATTTACTCCTTTCTCTTTTATCAATAACATAAATCTATTACATTAGATTGACGAACTTGGATCAAGAAATATATAGTAGCCTCATAAAACCTTTGCCATAACAAGTAAGGGAAGAGTACCACACTCAATTTACCACTATCTTAAACACTCGACTCTTCCGCTATAATGGCCTGATGGGTATAAGCCAGTCCGCCTTCATGATCCACCAATAGGCAGCAAAATGTAAAGCCAAAGCGGCCTTAGACACATAATGGGAGGCCTTATTACTCTCTTACAGGGAATAACCCcaactacaagtctacaactatTAAAAGaacttatcaatctattcaaaaaaaaaaaaaaacttatcaaTAATCTAGCCTCATCTAATAaaacattttttaattttaattttgtttttaaaatttattatattatttttaataatGTAAATGGTTCACGGCATGGAGTAGATTACATTTCAGGGCATAATGaagctgtttctttttttactcTTCTTTGTACTTATCCTCTGTGTTGCCCTTAGGCGTATGTTACTTGTTTACTTGTTTTTACTCGGCCACACCgtgacaattttttttataatattgcCAACGGAAGAAGTTTCttgtttctctaaaaaaaaaatttgttatatTATATCTTATGTCTCGGGTAATTATTTAAAGGGAGAGAGAAATGTGGGGGAGTGGTCTAGATGGCCAGATGGGGGTAGTGACAAGTTTGGGCTGTTGGTCTGTGGTTTGCACCTTCGATCTGATTGCTGGTGTGCAAAGGAGATGGAGGGGAAGATCAAGGCTGCTGGCGTGTGGTCTTGTTCTCGCTGGCCGGGGTTGGGTGCGGAGCGGGCTGGAACGGCTCCTGGACTGCCATGGCTGCAGGGTCGGCGGCTTGATGGGGTAGCACGGGCTAGGAGGCGGACTGGATGTGAGAGGTCGTGGCGGCGGGGCTTGGCTTGGATCGGATTAACCCGACCTGGGTTGGGCTGTCGGTGTACGATCTGGGGAAGGTGACGGTGGAATGGGGTGGTGTCTCCCTATGGCGTGCCGGGGAGGGCGGAAGGATGATGACGACGGTCCCGAGTCGGTGGCGGAGAGGTATTGTGGGTGGTCCGGCGGTGGTCGTAGCGGGATCTGGCCGCTGTTGGCTAGCGACTCCTGACCTTCTTGACTCCATGGTTGGGGAGTTCAGATGCAGGTGGTGGTGTGCAGGCGGTGGTGTTTGCAGGTGGTGGTGGGTGTGGCGGCCTGCTGAGAGTTTTTGGTGTTTGATTTCCTTATTTGATTTTCATCAATAAGTCTATTGTAGgtttttttagttttagctGTTGGGTCGCGCTGCAATTTTGGTATAGACAATCTTCCCTTTGCCGGTCGAGAggtcgttcctgttctggagttcggtcagcagcggtggcgaaaatgtctggctatagacaatcatccttggccgtCTAGTGGGTCCTTCCTGTCTGTGATCGAGTCGAAGACGATGGCGATTTGGAGTagtggtggatggatggtgttgacaagagggtggtgatggtgttgaGTTTTTTAGTCCCAGGTCTGAATGTCTGGCAACCTTTTTGGTCGGGTTTAGGTCACaatgagtgttggcttggtcgatccAATGCTGGCCAGGAGGACTCTGGTGGGAGAGTTTAGTGTCGACACAAGTAAGTTGTCTAGTTTAGAGTTCTTACTGGCTGGACGAGAGGTGAGAtgtcaaggattcactgctcctgcgctTTTGTCTGTCCtacagttgtagtgcaagtttagagtCAGTCATAATAGATtttcagtgtgaagtctagaggCCATTTCTGAGTAAGAGGTGTCGCCTAtaactcgttgtaagcagtttcattattaatgaagttcttatttgatcaaaaaaaaaaaaaaaaaagttatctataTATTGtatcaaatgttttttttttcttttaattgttaTATAAGTATTCTGTTATTTACTATGACACCCTTTAAATTTTATAAACTATCCAAAGATGATATGAGAGTATTTCCGTCTTTTCTTCTAATTCTAGGCGACAAATTACTGTTTTAATATATAGCAATTAATCTCCGTTCCAAGTTCTAACCCACGCCCAGCCCTTCCTCCCTCCGTTTCCTACCTCTGTTACTGACCGGTCAACACCATTTCAACCAGTTCTACCAACAAATTACCACTGCTCCGAAAATAAATTCCAACAGCAATATCCAATTCCCTACACCACCATTCAATTTACTGATACCATGGAAGTGACAGACTCCTTATTTCTCAGAGTCTCTGGAAAAACCAGTTATGGAAGCACGACGACTCTGCACATCAATATGAGTAGTTCTGAAGCTGATATTTGTTCTTCCAATACATCGATTTTGGTTTTCCgtattttctatttattttctggaaaatttgcATCGTGATAGTGATGATCAAATGATCTTCCGTAATCAATTTATCGATATTAGCTTCTCAAGTCTGTAATGTGTCTGGGCCTACTGACTGAATTTAACATTCTAGATTTCCATTTCGTCAGTGTAATTGTGTTGCTCCTATCAATTCCTTGTTTGTGTTTCTATGGCCCCTCAAGTTATTGAAGAACACGGGGGAAATAATGCCACTAGTGGTTTAGGGAGTTGGCTTGGCCAAAGAGTCCCGACGGTGCTTGCTGAAATGTCAAAAGAATACTTACGTAGGAAATTAAGTTGTGTGGTGAATACGCCAAACTCTCTCGTTTAATTCGTTCTTAttagataaaacaaaaaaacttcaACATTTAGTTGCTGAACAAGGTTTGATGTTTATACTTTATATTCTATGTGTTTAGCTCCGTGATCTGTGTTTCGATGGAAAAGATGGTTTTTGTGAAGCTTTTAACATCTGGATTGCCGTCTACTAGAAACAAGAATCCAATTGGCATTGTCACACACTTGGCTCAACGAGTATCGAGAAGTCTCGAGTCTATCCTCCATGGAAGATAGTGACTTTATTTAAATCGGTCAAACTATCCATGCATGATCGACAATGTACTCTGCAAGCATCCCTAAAAATGGGTGCTCTAGTGGCGCTAGTATTATGTATCTTCTTTCACAAGGGCTTAACAGAAACTCCATTAACCTTCAATTTCTCTTCCTTCCTCGGTGAATATGACAATACTGTTATATTAACAGAAGGAGATGCCAACGTTGGTAACCCATTCCTTCACCTAACAAAAGACAACATAGGTGAACTAGAAACTATGAGTGTTGGTCGAGCCTTCTACCGTGAACCCTTCCTCCTTTGGGACTATGCCACAGAGAAAATGGCGGATTTCTCCACAAGTTTTACATTCGCCATCATCAGTACAGACGAGACAGCACCCTCCTGCGGtgctgggtttgtgttcttccTAGCACCATATGGAACGATACTCTACAGCTCATTAGGAGCTGGAGCCAGTCTTGGCCTCCCCATCAACAGCACACAGCAAAACGTCACCGTCCCGAAGAGTCAGTACCCATTTGTGGCAGTGGAGTTTGATATCTACCCGAATATACTTCCACCCGTAGACGATCCCCGCTATCAACACGTTGGCATCGACGTCAACTCTATCAGGTCTAGTAAAACCGCTCCTTGGAATCATGCTACACTTTCATCTCATAACTATCTTCAAGGAGATGAAGTCAATACTGCGTGGGTTAGTTATAATTCTACCACGAAGAATCTTAGTGTGGCCTTCACTAGTTTTGTACATGATGACCCGGTGATTAGTTATCTTTATTACGTTGTTGATCTGAGGCAGTGCTTGCCGGATGTGGTCATTGTTGGGTTCTCTGCGGCAACGGGGAATCAAACTGCAATGCATAAGATCATCTCTTGGAATTTTACTTCTACTTCTTTGGAGATTCCTCCGCCAATCCCCGCCTACTCTAATGTATCAGCAAGACAAGTTGTCTGGTTGATTATTGGTGGGTGTATTTTTATAGTTGGCGGGTTCGTCTGGTGGAAGGAAAGGGAAACCAGAGAGAGTGATAGAGATGGTATGATTACTGATGGGATCAAATATGAATTGCAAAACGGGTTTGG
It encodes:
- the LOC112168110 gene encoding L-type lectin-domain containing receptor kinase IX.1, which encodes MGALVALVLCIFFHKGLTETPLTFNFSSFLGEYDNTVILTEGDANVGNPFLHLTKDNIGELETMSVGRAFYREPFLLWDYATEKMADFSTSFTFAIISTDETAPSCGAGFVFFLAPYGTILYSSLGAGASLGLPINSTQQNVTVPKSQYPFVAVEFDIYPNILPPVDDPRYQHVGIDVNSIRSSKTAPWNHATLSSHNYLQGDEVNTAWVSYNSTTKNLSVAFTSFVHDDPVISYLYYVVDLRQCLPDVVIVGFSAATGNQTAMHKIISWNFTSTSLEIPPPIPAYSNVSARQVVWLIIGGCIFIVGGFVWWKERETRESDRDGMITDGIKYELQNGFGPRQFTYSELAHSTSKFAEGEKLGEGGFGGVYRGFIKQLNLYIAVKRISKESRQGLKEYASELRTISRLRHRNVVQLIGWCHEKRELLLVYELMPNSSLDFHLFKAQSLLIWEVRYRIALGLASGLLYLHEEWEQCVLHRDIKSSNVMLDSNFNAKLGDFGLARLVDHGKQSQTTVLAGTMGYMAPEYITTGKASRESDVYSFGVVAMEIACGRKPIDSKFESDQISMVEWISELYAEGKVLEAADPKLCGEFDEKQMECLLIVGLWCAHFNHNIRPSIQEAIQVLNFKLPLPILPSNMSMATFAPSVSFSTLSNDTTGFEKSQTKSTFVH